A part of Primulina eburnea isolate SZY01 chromosome 10, ASM2296580v1, whole genome shotgun sequence genomic DNA contains:
- the LOC140842410 gene encoding protein SOSEKI 3-like isoform X1, with product MESRMRRQRQVSPERAMVWSGKSPKYRYNHHHNQHQQQKAKVPVVYYLCRNSQFEHPHFMEVPLTSPDGLYLRDVIERLNLLRGRGIASIYSWSCKRSYKNGFVWHDLCSDDLILPAHGNEYVLKGSEFFEESNSGRFSPAGAVILENQKALPEQPSVRSQGGSSSSSSLNGRATKNSLDDEISPPLQRPYLFAMSPEFSTGKNSPWNGSLSLTEYKIYTNDGLADASTQTEENAGRTIRDTCTSGVSTNDETLDTEPNYTHQRQIIPAKGPADISRDVVSPPPSTSSASSSGRVNSSGRENTLEALIRADAMKINNFSILEEEEFRMPSNVKHKASNMIMQLISCGSFSVKDHGFGLIPTYKPRFPHSNFSSPSFSTSSMLGDLDCPAENSGMKSTKLEDKGYFSGSFVEMSMYKEGIPTLQRSSSDNAGRNIQQMDPVDYKEETSSVRLKCIPRSIKASSSPQPKGESMRFPLSEVSRISSDATEISRIITSATSNDGSKRSTEPLMGQKQSRKSESFRNEEENVIKIEESLPRELGL from the exons ATGGAGAGTAGAATGAGGAGACAAAGGCAGGTGAGCCCAGAAAGAGCcatggtatggagtggaaaaTCCCCCAAATACCGCTACAACCATCACCATAATCAGCATCAACAGCAGAAGGCCAAAGTCCCGGTAGTTTACTACCTATGCAGGAATTCACAGTTCGAGCATCCGCATTTCATGGAAGTTCCACTTACTTCCCCAGATGGGCTTTACTTGCGAG ATGTGATCGAAAGGCTTAATTTGCTGAGAGGCAGAGGCATTGCCTCAATTtattcatggtcttgcaagag GAGTTATAAGAATGGTTTTGTGTGGCATGATCTCTGCTCTGATGATCTAATCCTTCCTGCTCACGGGAATGAATATGTTCTCAAGGGCTCAGAGTTCTTTGAAGAATCCAATTCTG GCCGCTTTAGTCCTGCTGGAGCTGTCATATTAGAGAATCAGAAAGCATTACCAGAACAACCTTCTGTCAGAAGTCAGGGGGGATCGTCATCTTCATCTAGTTTGAATGGCAGAGCTACAAAGAATTCTCTAGATGATGAAATATCTCCCCCACTTCAACGTCCTTACTTGTTTGCCATGTCTCCAGAGTTTAGCACTGGGAAAAACTCGCCTTGGAATGGTTCTTTGAGCCTAACAGAGTACAAAATTTACACAAATGATGGTCTTGCTGATGCTTCAACCCAAACAGAGGAAAATGCCGGCAGAACTATTCGAGATACTTGTACAAGTGGTGTTTCAACTAATGATGAGACGTTAGACACTGAACCCAACTATACTCATCAAAGACAGATAATTCCTGCAAAAGGACCTGCTGATATTTCCAGAGATGTCGTTTCGCCACCTCCATCCACATCCAGTGCATCATCAAGCGGTAGGGTAAATTCTAGTGGTAGGGAGAATACCTTAGAGGCTCTCATTAGAGCTGATGCTATGAAGATCAACAACTTTAGCATTCTTGAAGAGGAGGAATTTCGAATGCCATCCAATGTGAAACATAAGGCTTCAAATATGATAATGCAATTAATTTCTTGTGGTTCATTTTCAGTGAAAGATCACGGCTTTGGCCTAATTCCAACCTACAAGCCAAGGTTTCCACATTCCAATTTTTCCTCCCCATCGTTCTCAACTTCATCAATGTTGGGAGATCTTGATTGCCCTGCTGAAAATTCCGGTATGAAGAGCACAAAATTGGAAGATAAAGGGTACTTTAGTGGCAGCTTTGTTGAAATGAGTATGTACAAGGAGGGAATACCCACCCTACAACGATCTTCATCAGACAATGCTGGCAG AAATATTCAACAAATGGATCCTGTTGATTACAAGGAAGAGACGAGTTCCGTTCGTTTAAAGTGCATTCCAAGATCCATCAAGGCTTCTTCAAGTCCCCAACCAAAAGGCGAGTCTATGAGATTCCCTCTTTCCGAGGTATCTAGAATCTCGTCTGATGCAACAGAAATTTCAAGAATCATTACCTCTGCAACATCCAACGACGGGAGCAAGAGAAGCACTGAGCCTCTCATGGGACAAAAACAATCAAGGAAATCAGAATCTTTCAGAAATGAAGAGGAAAATGTGATCAAAATTGAAGAAA GCTTGCCTCGGGAGCTCGGGTTATAA
- the LOC140842410 gene encoding protein SOSEKI 3-like isoform X2, giving the protein MESRMRRQRQVSPERAMVWSGKSPKYRYNHHHNQHQQQKAKVPVVYYLCRNSQFEHPHFMEVPLTSPDGLYLRDVIERLNLLRGRGIASIYSWSCKRSYKNGFVWHDLCSDDLILPAHGNEYVLKGSEFFEESNSGRFSPAGAVILENQKALPEQPSVRSQGGSSSSSSLNGRATKNSLDDEISPPLQRPYLFAMSPEFSTGKNSPWNGSLSLTEYKIYTNDGLADASTQTEENAGRTIRDTCTSGVSTNDETLDTEPNYTHQRQIIPAKGPADISRDVVSPPPSTSSASSSGRVNSSGRENTLEALIRADAMKINNFSILEEEEFRMPSNVKHKASNMIMQLISCGSFSVKDHGFGLIPTYKPRFPHSNFSSPSFSTSSMLGDLDCPAENSGMKSTKLEDKGYFSGSFVEMSMYKEGIPTLQRSSSDNAGRSVYLLFSALHSVGNLTCGGRGSRQKYSTNGSC; this is encoded by the exons ATGGAGAGTAGAATGAGGAGACAAAGGCAGGTGAGCCCAGAAAGAGCcatggtatggagtggaaaaTCCCCCAAATACCGCTACAACCATCACCATAATCAGCATCAACAGCAGAAGGCCAAAGTCCCGGTAGTTTACTACCTATGCAGGAATTCACAGTTCGAGCATCCGCATTTCATGGAAGTTCCACTTACTTCCCCAGATGGGCTTTACTTGCGAG ATGTGATCGAAAGGCTTAATTTGCTGAGAGGCAGAGGCATTGCCTCAATTtattcatggtcttgcaagag GAGTTATAAGAATGGTTTTGTGTGGCATGATCTCTGCTCTGATGATCTAATCCTTCCTGCTCACGGGAATGAATATGTTCTCAAGGGCTCAGAGTTCTTTGAAGAATCCAATTCTG GCCGCTTTAGTCCTGCTGGAGCTGTCATATTAGAGAATCAGAAAGCATTACCAGAACAACCTTCTGTCAGAAGTCAGGGGGGATCGTCATCTTCATCTAGTTTGAATGGCAGAGCTACAAAGAATTCTCTAGATGATGAAATATCTCCCCCACTTCAACGTCCTTACTTGTTTGCCATGTCTCCAGAGTTTAGCACTGGGAAAAACTCGCCTTGGAATGGTTCTTTGAGCCTAACAGAGTACAAAATTTACACAAATGATGGTCTTGCTGATGCTTCAACCCAAACAGAGGAAAATGCCGGCAGAACTATTCGAGATACTTGTACAAGTGGTGTTTCAACTAATGATGAGACGTTAGACACTGAACCCAACTATACTCATCAAAGACAGATAATTCCTGCAAAAGGACCTGCTGATATTTCCAGAGATGTCGTTTCGCCACCTCCATCCACATCCAGTGCATCATCAAGCGGTAGGGTAAATTCTAGTGGTAGGGAGAATACCTTAGAGGCTCTCATTAGAGCTGATGCTATGAAGATCAACAACTTTAGCATTCTTGAAGAGGAGGAATTTCGAATGCCATCCAATGTGAAACATAAGGCTTCAAATATGATAATGCAATTAATTTCTTGTGGTTCATTTTCAGTGAAAGATCACGGCTTTGGCCTAATTCCAACCTACAAGCCAAGGTTTCCACATTCCAATTTTTCCTCCCCATCGTTCTCAACTTCATCAATGTTGGGAGATCTTGATTGCCCTGCTGAAAATTCCGGTATGAAGAGCACAAAATTGGAAGATAAAGGGTACTTTAGTGGCAGCTTTGTTGAAATGAGTATGTACAAGGAGGGAATACCCACCCTACAACGATCTTCATCAGACAATGCTGGCAGGTCCGTTTATCTTCTCTTTTCAGCTCTACATTCTGTTGGCAATCTCACTTGTGGTGGTAGAGGGAGCAGGCAG AAATATTCAACAAATGGATCCTGTTGA